The Schistosoma haematobium chromosome 7, whole genome shotgun sequence genome contains a region encoding:
- the COPB2_1 gene encoding Coatomer subunit beta', variant 2 (EggNog:ENOG410V7BC~COG:U) encodes MPMKLDIKRKLLSRSDRVKSVDLHSTEPWICAALYNGNVHIWNIEAQQLIKTIEVCTNPVRAAKFVARKNWIVTGSDDMQLRVFNYNTLERIQQIEAHSDYIRSIAVHPTQPFILTCSDDMLIRLWDWENNWTCAQVFEGHNHYVMHIAFNPKDNNTFASASLDHTVKVWSLGSGTPNFTLEGHERGVNCVDYSTSGDKPYLASGSDDRTVKIWDYQTKACVQTLEGHAQNISSVLFHPELPIILTGSEDGTVRFWHANTYRLESTLNYGLERVWTMTCQRGKQIVGIGYDEGTVAISLGRDEPAMSMDASGKLVCARHSELVQANLRSLNFSGDGSEMIQDGERLPVTFKDMGTCEIYPQIIEHNANGRYVVVYGDGEYIVYTAMALRNKTFGQGLEFVWCQSDAGVYAVRESNAVVKVYKQMKEVRTFKLDYGAEQIFGGHLLGVRSLTGLTFYDWLTGRIIRRIDNNPKGVYWNESGQLVALCTNDTFYILRYSADAVPDSNLPTINNNNHEDIDGYEKAFQLVPNGEVNSQVLNGRWFGDAFIFTTQGNRLCYFVGGEVFTLALLDRPMYLLGYLAKENRLILGDRDLQIVSYTLLLSVLEYETAVLRGDFTTADAILPNISKDQYTKIAQFLEKQGYRKQAMRVTTDMDHKFELALQLGDFELCQQIAMDGDAKTNEAKWKQLAEAACKACKFKYAEEYLSRTDDYASLMLLATSSGNRKLLEWIGKEAATKGNDNIAFLARFIVTDLEGCLELLTNAKRFPEAAFFSRTYLPSYMPEIVEQWRNWLDKSNKASAKIANSLANPKDYPNLFPDLEEALSTEKWLKADRKARLNLPASAYPTQQLPGDRNLHAEMQNKPIPMEPSSFDDKLPFHANLISTTTINNNNYIPTIEEQQQQETISPSVVIAPTTLQSNSNNRNDSGDSELDSVKLIGDEEEDEEEEADEGELDDDVDDDDDNEEEEEEENNNNDQVDVEAEHVESWYDDDDDDDDSDDNIVDEKRSSEVKTTLSGIGK; translated from the exons ATGCCAATGAAGCTTGATATTAAAAGAAAGCTTCTATCAAGATCTGATCGAGTTAAATCCGTGGATTTACATTCAACAGAACCATGGATTTGTGCTGCACTGTATAATGGAAATGTGCATATATGGAATATCGAGGCTCAGCAGTTGATAAAAACTATCGAAGTTTGTACAAACCCTGTTCGCGCTGCGAAATTTGTTGCTCGCAAAAATTGGATAGTTACAGGCTCCGATGACATGCAG TTGCGAGTTTTCAATTACAATACTCTTGAAAGAATTCAACAAATAGAAGCACATTCTGATTATATACGATCCATTGCTGTGCATCCTACTCAACCATTTATCCTTACATGTTCAGATGATATGCTTATACGTTTATGGGACTGGGAAAATAACTGGACATGCGCTCAG GTGTTTGAGGGTCACAATCATTATGTTATGCATATAGCATTCAATCCAAAGGATAATAACACGTTTGCTAGTGCTTCTTTGGATCATACAGTCAAAGTGTGGAGCCTAGGCTCAGGTACTCCAAACTTCACTTTAGAAGGTCATGAGAGAGGAGTCAATTGTGTAGATTATTCCACATCCGGTGATAAACCTTATTTGGCTAGTGGATCAGATGATAGAACTGTGAAAATATGGGATTATCAAACAAAAGCATGTGTTCAAACTCTCGAAGGTCATGCTCAAAATATCAG CTCTGTTTTATTCCATCCTGAATTGCCAATAATTCTTACCGGATCTGAAGATGGCACTGTACGATTTTGGCACGCTAACACTTATCGTTTAGAGTCAACATTAAATTATGGCTTAGAACGTGTCTGGACTATGACGTGTCAACGTGGTAAACAAATAGTTGGTATTGGTTATGATGAAGgtactgttgctatatctttgGGTCGAGATGAACCTGCCATGTCTATGGATGCATCTGGAAAATTGGTTTGTGCTAGACATTCAGAGCTAGTTCAAGCTAATTTACGATCATTGAACTTCAGTGGGGATGGAAGTGAAATGATTCAG GATGGTGAACGTCTTCCAGTTACTTTCAAAGATATGGGTACATGTGAAATATATCCACAAATTATTGAACATAACGCTAACGGACGTTATGTGGTTGTTTACGGTGATGGAGAGTACATAGTTTACACTGCTATGGCATTAAGAAATAAAACATTTGGTCAAGGATTAGAATTTGTATGGTGTCAATCCGATGCTGGAGTTTATGCTGTTCGTGAGAGTAATGCTGTTGTTAAG GTTTACAAACAAATGAAAGAGGTTCGTACATTTAAATTAGATTATGGTGCGGAACAAATATTTGGTGGACATTTATTAGGTGTACGTTCATTAACTGGTTTAACATTTTATGATTGGTTAACTGGTCGAATTATTCGACGGATTGATAATAATCCAAAAGGTGTTTATTGGAATGAATCTGGTCAATTAGTAGCATTATGTACAAATGATACATTTTACATATTACGTTATTCAGCTGATGCTGTACCAGATTCTAATTTgccaacaatcaataataataaccatgaaGATATAGATGGATATGAAAAAGCTTTTCAA CTTGTACCGAATGGTGAAGTCAATAGTCAAGTACTTAATGGTCGTTGGTTTGGTGATGCATTTATATTTACAACACAAGGGAATCGTTTATGTTATTTTGTTGGTGGTGAAGTATTCACATTAGCTTTATTGGATCGTCCAATGTATTTATTAGGTTATTTAGCAAAAGAAAATCGTTTAATTCTAGGTGATAGAGATTTACAG ATTGTTAGTTATACTCTATTACTCAGTGTATTAGAATATGAAACAGCGGTATTACGTGGAGATTTTACAACTGCTGATGCTATTCTACCAAATATATCAAAAGATCAATATACAAAAATTGCTCAATTCTTAGAGAAACAAGGTTATCGAAAACAAGCTATGCGTGTCACTACAGATATGGATCATAAATTTGAATTAGCTTTACAATTAGGAGATTTTGAATTATGCCAACAAATTGCCATGGATGGTGATGCTAAAACAAATGAAGCTAAATGGAAACAA TTAGCTGAAGCTGCTTGTAAGGCTTGTAAATTTAAATATGCTGAAGAATATTTATCACGTACAGACGATTATGCTAGTCTAATGCTATTGGCGACAAGTTCAGGAAATCGTAAACTACTTGAATGGATTGGCAAAGAAGCAGCTACGAAAGGAAATGATAATATTGCTTTTCTAGCACGTTTTATTGTCACTGATTTGGAAGGTTGTCTTGAA TTGTTAACAAATGCTAAACGATTCCCTGAAGCTGCATTTTTTTCTCGTACATATTTACCAAGTTATATGCCTGAAATAGTTGAACAATGGCGTAATTGGTTAGATAAATCAAATAAAGCCAGTGCAAAAATTGCTAATTCTTTAGCTAATCCAAAAGATTATCCAAATTTATTTCCAGATCTTGAG GAGGCTTTATCCACAGAAAAATGGTTAAAAGCTGATAGAAAAGCACGTTTAAATTTACCCGCTTCAGCTTATCCAACTCAACAGTTACCAGGTGATCGTAATCTTCACGCTGAAATGCAAAATAAACCTATCCCCATGGAACCATCATCATTTGATGATAAATTACCGTTTCATGCTAATTTAATTTCAACAACTaccataaataataacaattatatacCGACTAttgaagaacaacaacaacaggaaACTATTTCACCGTCTGTTGTTATCGCTCCAACAACACTACAATCGAATAGTAACAATCGAAATGATTCTGGAGATAGTGAATTAGACTCGGTCAAGTTGATCGGAGATGAGGAAGAAGACGAAGAAGAGGAAGCAGATGAAGGAGAGTTGGACGATGATGTTGACGATGACGACGACAACGAGGAGGAGGAAGAGGAAgagaataacaataatgatcaaGTGGATGTTGAAGCAGAACATGTTGAATCTTGgtacgatgatgatgatgatgatgatgatagtgaTGATAATATCGTCGACGAGAAACGTAGTAGTGAAGTGAAAACCACATTGTCTGGAATAGGGaaatag
- the COPB2_1 gene encoding Coatomer subunit beta' (EggNog:ENOG41035FM~COG:U) — translation MPMKLDIKRKLLSRSDRVKSVDLHSTEPWICAALYNGNVHIWNIEAQQLIKTIEVCTNPVRAAKFVARKNWIVTGSDDMQLRVFNYNTLERIQQIEAHSDYIRSIAVHPTQPFILTCSDDMLIRLWDWENNWTCAQVFEGHNHYVMHIAFNPKDNNTFASASLDHTVKVWSLGSGTPNFTLEGHERGVNCVDYSTSGDKPYLASGSDDRTVKIWDYQTKACVQTLEGHAQNISSVLFHPELPIILTGSEDGTVRFWHANTYRLESTLNYGLERVWTMTCQRGKQIVGIGYDEGTVAISLGRDEPAMSMDASGKLVCARHSELVQANLRSLNFSGDGSEMIQDGERLPVTFKDMGTCEIYPQIIEHNANGRYVVVYGDGEYIVYTAMALRNKTFGQGLEFVWCQSDAGVYAVRESNAVVKVYKQMKEVRTFKLDYGAEQIFGGHLLGVRSLTGLTFYDWLTGRIIRRIDNNPKGVYWNESGQLVALCTNDTFYILRYSADAVPDSNLPTINNNNHEDIDGYEKAFQVSEIYLICEYKDCKITFML, via the exons ATGCCAATGAAGCTTGATATTAAAAGAAAGCTTCTATCAAGATCTGATCGAGTTAAATCCGTGGATTTACATTCAACAGAACCATGGATTTGTGCTGCACTGTATAATGGAAATGTGCATATATGGAATATCGAGGCTCAGCAGTTGATAAAAACTATCGAAGTTTGTACAAACCCTGTTCGCGCTGCGAAATTTGTTGCTCGCAAAAATTGGATAGTTACAGGCTCCGATGACATGCAG TTGCGAGTTTTCAATTACAATACTCTTGAAAGAATTCAACAAATAGAAGCACATTCTGATTATATACGATCCATTGCTGTGCATCCTACTCAACCATTTATCCTTACATGTTCAGATGATATGCTTATACGTTTATGGGACTGGGAAAATAACTGGACATGCGCTCAG GTGTTTGAGGGTCACAATCATTATGTTATGCATATAGCATTCAATCCAAAGGATAATAACACGTTTGCTAGTGCTTCTTTGGATCATACAGTCAAAGTGTGGAGCCTAGGCTCAGGTACTCCAAACTTCACTTTAGAAGGTCATGAGAGAGGAGTCAATTGTGTAGATTATTCCACATCCGGTGATAAACCTTATTTGGCTAGTGGATCAGATGATAGAACTGTGAAAATATGGGATTATCAAACAAAAGCATGTGTTCAAACTCTCGAAGGTCATGCTCAAAATATCAG CTCTGTTTTATTCCATCCTGAATTGCCAATAATTCTTACCGGATCTGAAGATGGCACTGTACGATTTTGGCACGCTAACACTTATCGTTTAGAGTCAACATTAAATTATGGCTTAGAACGTGTCTGGACTATGACGTGTCAACGTGGTAAACAAATAGTTGGTATTGGTTATGATGAAGgtactgttgctatatctttgGGTCGAGATGAACCTGCCATGTCTATGGATGCATCTGGAAAATTGGTTTGTGCTAGACATTCAGAGCTAGTTCAAGCTAATTTACGATCATTGAACTTCAGTGGGGATGGAAGTGAAATGATTCAG GATGGTGAACGTCTTCCAGTTACTTTCAAAGATATGGGTACATGTGAAATATATCCACAAATTATTGAACATAACGCTAACGGACGTTATGTGGTTGTTTACGGTGATGGAGAGTACATAGTTTACACTGCTATGGCATTAAGAAATAAAACATTTGGTCAAGGATTAGAATTTGTATGGTGTCAATCCGATGCTGGAGTTTATGCTGTTCGTGAGAGTAATGCTGTTGTTAAG GTTTACAAACAAATGAAAGAGGTTCGTACATTTAAATTAGATTATGGTGCGGAACAAATATTTGGTGGACATTTATTAGGTGTACGTTCATTAACTGGTTTAACATTTTATGATTGGTTAACTGGTCGAATTATTCGACGGATTGATAATAATCCAAAAGGTGTTTATTGGAATGAATCTGGTCAATTAGTAGCATTATGTACAAATGATACATTTTACATATTACGTTATTCAGCTGATGCTGTACCAGATTCTAATTTgccaacaatcaataataataaccatgaaGATATAGATGGATATGAAAAAGCTTTTCAAGTAAGTGAAATCTATTTGATTTGTGAATATAAAGATTGTAAAATTACGTTTATGCTTTAA